A part of Denitratisoma oestradiolicum genomic DNA contains:
- a CDS encoding methyl-accepting chemotaxis protein, with product MKTSIGAKLWLSFLAILAILLMVGSASYLSTVKLTETAQWVSHTREVQGRLKDLLIAMDDIQVGQRGYVITGEESYLEPYQAALGQVDGILRNLKELLANNTEQLRRLERIVPIVSNRLAHSKDLVELRRRKGYEAAHKVVMAGQGEKLMDELREVMKEMEDQELILLKQREEEARTSTEHTVQTIIGGVLAAAVLVVGAGIFLTRHIARPLREVTEVAERVTAGELATHLSPGNRDDEVGALMRAFVRMTQSLQGMATAAERVAGGDLTVQIAPQSPQDVLGNALAAMVASLRKMTQEIGEGINVLAASASEIVASTTQVASSSAETATAVSQTMATVEEVKQTSQLAAEKARQVSESAQRTVEISKSGRKSVDESVESMHRIQEQMESIAESIVRLSEQGQAIGEIIATVNDLAEQSNLLAVNAAIEAAKAGDQGKGFAVVAQEVKSLAEQSKQATAQVRAILGDIQKATGGAVMATEQGNKAVEAGVKLSAEVGESIRVLAESIAEAARAATQIAVSAQQQLVGMDQAVLAIQNIREASSQNVASTRQTEGAAQNLHELGVKLKQLVARYRA from the coding sequence ATGAAGACCTCGATCGGCGCGAAGTTGTGGCTGAGTTTCCTGGCGATCCTGGCGATCCTGCTGATGGTGGGCAGCGCCTCCTATCTGAGCACAGTGAAACTGACCGAGACGGCCCAGTGGGTGTCCCATACCCGGGAAGTCCAGGGGCGACTGAAGGATCTATTGATCGCCATGGATGACATCCAGGTCGGACAGCGGGGCTATGTCATTACCGGAGAAGAGTCCTATCTGGAGCCCTATCAGGCAGCCCTGGGCCAGGTGGATGGGATTCTCCGAAACCTCAAGGAACTGTTGGCGAACAACACCGAGCAACTGCGGCGGCTGGAACGCATTGTTCCGATTGTCAGCAATAGATTGGCCCATTCCAAGGATCTGGTGGAGCTACGGCGCCGCAAGGGCTACGAGGCGGCCCACAAGGTGGTCATGGCCGGCCAGGGCGAAAAGCTGATGGATGAGCTGCGCGAGGTGATGAAGGAAATGGAAGACCAGGAGCTGATATTGCTCAAGCAACGCGAGGAGGAAGCCAGGACCAGCACGGAACATACGGTGCAGACCATCATTGGCGGCGTCCTGGCGGCCGCGGTCCTGGTGGTGGGGGCCGGCATCTTCCTCACCCGTCATATCGCCCGGCCCCTGCGGGAAGTGACCGAGGTGGCGGAAAGAGTCACCGCCGGAGAACTGGCCACTCACCTGTCACCGGGCAACCGGGACGACGAGGTGGGAGCCTTGATGCGGGCCTTCGTCCGCATGACGCAGTCCCTTCAGGGCATGGCGACCGCGGCGGAACGGGTGGCGGGAGGAGATCTCACCGTCCAGATTGCGCCCCAGTCCCCCCAGGACGTGCTGGGCAATGCCCTGGCGGCGATGGTGGCGAGCCTGCGCAAGATGACCCAGGAGATCGGTGAAGGCATCAATGTCCTGGCCGCCTCCGCCAGCGAGATCGTCGCCTCCACCACCCAGGTGGCCTCCAGCTCCGCCGAGACCGCCACCGCGGTGAGCCAGACCATGGCCACCGTCGAGGAGGTCAAGCAGACCTCCCAACTGGCCGCCGAGAAGGCCCGGCAGGTCTCCGAGTCGGCCCAGCGCACCGTCGAAATATCCAAGAGCGGCAGGAAATCCGTGGACGAGTCCGTCGAATCCATGCACCGCATCCAGGAGCAGATGGAGTCCATCGCCGAGAGCATCGTCCGCCTCTCCGAGCAAGGACAGGCCATCGGCGAAATCATCGCCACCGTGAATGACCTGGCCGAGCAATCCAACCTGCTGGCCGTGAATGCCGCCATCGAGGCCGCCAAGGCCGGCGACCAGGGCAAGGGCTTCGCCGTCGTCGCCCAGGAAGTCAAGAGCCTGGCCGAGCAGTCCAAGCAGGCCACGGCCCAGGTCCGCGCCATCCTCGGCGACATCCAGAAGGCCACCGGCGGCGCCGTCATGGCCACCGAGCAGGGCAACAAGGCGGTGGAGGCCGGCGTCAAGCTCTCCGCCGAGGTGGGCGAGTCGATCCGGGTGCTGGCCGAGAGCATCGCCGAGGCCGCCCGCGCCGCCACCCAGATCGCCGTCTCCGCCCAGCAGCAACTGGTGGGCATGGACCAGGCGGTGCTGGCGATCCAGAACATCCGCGAGGCCAGCAGCCAGAACGTGGCCAGCACCCGCCAGACCGAGGGCGCCGCCCAGAACCTTCATGAGCTGGGCGTGAAACTGAAACAACTGGTGGCCCGCTATCGGGCCTGA
- a CDS encoding methyl-accepting chemotaxis protein has product MYVPRDIRQLMPLWSRRLGGVSIVVGSMVLLGWLLDIPTLKSLHPDLVTMKANTALCFLSGGVSLYLWHGSDASLRQQRAASWCAQALVLVGGLTLAEYLLGRDFGIDQLLFREAEGAVATSSPGRMAPNTALSFILLGLALTNLTRSRQEDQLPRYSQELALAALVIALIALFGYAYGVHTLYGFASYTRMAVHTMGAFLVLASGVLIAVPNQGLMAVVTAPGSGGQLARRLLPAALAIPAIVGWLFMEGARKGAYDMAFALTLVVVSNILVFSVLIWWNSRSVEQVDRERQQTEERFRNAIEAAPNGIFIVDRNGRIILVNARAEQMFGYPRTELLGQSIEMLVPERFRARHSSYLTSYFHNPSTRPIGTGRDLFGKCRDEREFPVDIGLSPIHSDEGDFVLTTVIDISARKETEDALRQARDQLEVRVEERTRDLATANDAAQAEIIERKRVEQQLIQLMTEVQKTVDILAASASEIVASTTQVASSSAETATAVSQTMATVEEVKQTSQLAAEKARQVSESAQRTVEISKSGRKSVDESVESMHRIQEQMESIAESIVRLSEQGQAIGEIIATVNDLAEQSNLLAVNAAIEAAKAGDQGKGFAVVAQEVKSLAEQSKQATAQVRAILGDIQKATGGAVMATEQGNKAVEAGVKLSAEVGESIRVLAESIAEAARAATQIAVSAQQQMVGMDQAVLAIQNIREASSQNVASTRQTESTAQSLHELGVKLKQLVTSYRA; this is encoded by the coding sequence ATGTATGTACCGCGGGATATCCGACAACTGATGCCGTTGTGGTCGAGACGGCTGGGCGGCGTCAGTATCGTTGTGGGCAGCATGGTATTGCTGGGCTGGCTGTTGGACATTCCAACCCTGAAGAGCCTGCACCCCGACCTGGTTACGATGAAAGCCAACACCGCGCTCTGCTTCTTGTCGGGCGGCGTCTCACTATATTTATGGCATGGCAGTGACGCCAGCCTGCGTCAACAGCGCGCCGCCTCGTGGTGTGCACAAGCCCTGGTACTGGTGGGAGGGCTGACCCTGGCGGAATACCTGCTGGGACGCGATTTCGGCATAGACCAGCTTCTGTTCAGGGAAGCCGAGGGAGCCGTGGCCACTTCATCGCCAGGACGCATGGCGCCGAACACGGCCCTGAGCTTCATACTGCTCGGCCTGGCCCTGACCAATCTGACCAGGAGCCGGCAAGAGGACCAACTGCCACGCTATTCGCAGGAACTTGCCCTGGCAGCCCTGGTGATCGCCCTGATCGCTTTGTTTGGCTATGCCTATGGCGTACATACCCTATATGGTTTTGCCAGCTATACGCGGATGGCCGTACACACGATGGGAGCCTTCCTCGTGCTGGCGAGCGGCGTCCTGATCGCCGTGCCGAATCAGGGGCTGATGGCCGTTGTCACTGCTCCGGGATCGGGAGGGCAGTTGGCACGCCGACTGCTGCCGGCAGCACTCGCCATTCCGGCAATTGTTGGCTGGTTGTTCATGGAAGGAGCACGAAAAGGCGCCTATGACATGGCCTTTGCCCTGACCTTGGTCGTTGTGAGCAACATCCTGGTGTTTTCTGTTCTCATCTGGTGGAACAGCAGATCCGTGGAGCAAGTCGATCGGGAGCGCCAACAGACCGAAGAGCGCTTCCGTAACGCCATCGAAGCCGCACCCAACGGCATTTTCATCGTCGATCGAAACGGACGGATCATCCTGGTCAATGCCAGGGCGGAACAGATGTTTGGTTATCCGCGGACGGAACTTCTGGGACAGTCAATCGAGATGCTGGTACCGGAACGCTTTCGTGCCAGGCATTCGAGCTACCTGACCTCCTATTTCCACAACCCAAGCACGCGTCCCATCGGCACTGGCCGCGATCTCTTTGGAAAGTGCCGGGACGAACGCGAGTTTCCGGTGGATATCGGTTTGAGCCCCATCCATAGTGACGAGGGTGACTTTGTGTTGACCACCGTCATTGATATCAGTGCGCGCAAGGAGACTGAAGACGCACTGCGCCAGGCCCGGGATCAACTGGAAGTACGAGTAGAGGAAAGGACCAGGGATCTGGCCACGGCCAATGATGCCGCCCAGGCTGAAATCATCGAGCGCAAGCGAGTGGAGCAGCAACTCATCCAGTTGATGACCGAAGTTCAGAAGACGGTGGACATCCTGGCCGCCTCCGCCAGCGAGATCGTCGCCTCCACCACCCAGGTGGCCTCCAGCTCCGCCGAGACCGCCACCGCGGTGAGCCAGACCATGGCCACCGTCGAGGAGGTCAAGCAGACCTCCCAACTGGCCGCCGAGAAGGCCCGGCAGGTCTCCGAGTCGGCCCAGCGCACCGTCGAAATATCCAAGAGCGGCAGGAAATCCGTGGACGAGTCCGTCGAATCCATGCACCGCATCCAGGAGCAGATGGAGTCCATCGCCGAGAGCATCGTCCGCCTTTCCGAGCAGGGACAGGCCATCGGCGAAATCATCGCTACCGTGAATGACCTGGCCGAGCAATCCAACCTGCTGGCCGTGAATGCCGCCATCGAGGCCGCCAAGGCCGGCGACCAGGGCAAGGGCTTCGCCGTCGTCGCCCAGGAAGTCAAGAGCCTGGCCGAGCAGTCCAAGCAGGCCACGGCCCAGGTCCGCGCCATCCTCGGCGACATCCAGAAGGCCACCGGCGGCGCCGTCATGGCCACCGAGCAGGGCAACAAGGCGGTGGAAGCCGGCGTCAAGCTCTCCGCCGAAGTGGGCGAGTCGATCCGGGTGCTGGCCGAGAGCATCGCCGAGGCCGCCCGGGCCGCCACCCAGATCGCCGTCTCCGCCCAGCAACAGATGGTGGGCATGGACCAGGCGGTGCTGGCGATCCAGAACATCCGCGAGGCCAGCAGCCAGAACGTGGCCAGCACCCGCCAGACCGAGAGCACGGCCCAGAGCCTTCACGAACTGGGCGTGAAACTGAAACAACTGGTGACCAGCTACCGGGCCTGA
- a CDS encoding hybrid sensor histidine kinase/response regulator, with the protein MDKNNEAFLKRLLATFQGEAAEHVQALSAGLIELEKTTEPTQRQSIVETVFRETHSLKGAARAVGKTEIETLCQAMEHFFSLLKGGDIELSPARFELLYDAEDLLGKLLAGIGGEPTKANLAALWELTQRFAAATGTAGNGKTATIVPAAQTGMADMAAPEPVTPAPAPATGSHSNASSAPTAESGPAETLLARTGDTVRVPVTRLDAILFQSESLLSAKLTAHQRAQDIRAAQGAFVTLAQQRARIAPEIRALQRRQERSERKEGHGRTDPQLRRLLEYLLLEDDFIKGYEPRLENLAKAAEHDWRTLGGMADGLLDDVKMALMLPVASAIEVLPKFVRDGARSQGKEVDFHVSGGETEIDRRILEDLRDPLIHLIRNSLDHGVEKPEARLAAGKPRRGRVDLGISQMEGGRIEILVADDGAGIALDKVREAARKLGLSHGDEEETQDETSLLGLIFQSGLSTSPIITDLSGRGLGLAIVQEKVERLGGSVTVTSKPGAGTRFRLTLPLTLSTFRGVHIRCGEREFIFPTMHLAQVARVAQQEITTVENRETIPLGGQTVSLIRLAQVLDIAGDPVETAEENVPVVVAGSGENRIAFLIDEVLGEQEVLVKSLGRQLRRVRNIVGATVLGNGRVVPILHVPDLLKSARRSSAPGLRPMAAVVEERKSLLVAEDSITSRMLLKGILEAAGYQVRTAVDGLDAYTQLRTEPADLLVSDVDMPRMSGFDLTARIRADKTLADLPVVLVTALESREDKERGAEAGANAYIVKSSFDQSNLLAVIRRLL; encoded by the coding sequence ATGGACAAGAACAATGAAGCCTTCCTGAAGCGCCTCCTCGCCACTTTTCAGGGTGAGGCCGCAGAGCATGTCCAGGCGCTTTCTGCGGGATTGATCGAACTGGAAAAAACGACGGAACCAACCCAGCGCCAGAGCATCGTCGAAACCGTGTTCCGCGAGACCCACAGCCTCAAGGGCGCGGCTCGGGCCGTGGGCAAGACCGAGATCGAAACCCTCTGCCAGGCCATGGAACACTTTTTCTCCCTGCTCAAGGGGGGCGATATCGAACTCTCTCCGGCCCGCTTCGAGTTGCTCTACGACGCGGAGGACCTGCTCGGCAAGTTGCTCGCCGGCATCGGCGGGGAGCCCACCAAGGCGAATCTGGCGGCCCTGTGGGAGCTGACCCAGCGTTTCGCCGCCGCGACCGGCACTGCCGGCAACGGCAAGACCGCCACGATCGTCCCGGCCGCACAGACAGGCATGGCAGACATGGCGGCGCCAGAGCCGGTCACGCCCGCGCCGGCTCCTGCCACCGGCAGCCATAGCAATGCCTCCTCGGCACCGACAGCGGAGTCCGGGCCGGCGGAAACTCTCCTGGCACGGACGGGTGACACCGTGCGAGTGCCAGTGACGCGGCTGGATGCGATCCTGTTCCAGTCCGAATCCCTGTTGTCGGCCAAACTCACTGCCCACCAGCGCGCCCAGGACATCCGTGCGGCCCAGGGAGCCTTTGTCACCCTGGCCCAGCAGCGCGCCCGGATCGCGCCCGAGATCCGCGCCTTGCAGCGGCGTCAGGAAAGGTCCGAGCGCAAGGAAGGCCATGGCCGGACGGACCCGCAACTGCGGCGCCTGCTGGAATACCTGCTGCTGGAGGATGACTTCATCAAGGGCTATGAACCGCGGCTGGAAAACCTGGCCAAGGCCGCCGAGCACGACTGGCGAACCCTGGGGGGCATGGCGGACGGTCTGCTCGACGATGTGAAGATGGCCTTGATGCTGCCCGTGGCCTCGGCCATCGAAGTGCTGCCCAAATTCGTCCGGGATGGCGCCCGCAGCCAGGGCAAGGAAGTGGACTTCCATGTCAGCGGCGGCGAAACCGAGATCGACCGTCGCATCCTGGAAGATCTGCGCGATCCCCTGATCCATCTGATCCGCAACAGCCTCGACCATGGCGTCGAGAAGCCGGAGGCGCGCCTGGCGGCGGGCAAGCCGCGCCGGGGCCGCGTCGATCTCGGCATCAGCCAGATGGAAGGAGGGCGCATCGAAATCCTGGTGGCCGACGATGGCGCCGGCATTGCCCTGGACAAGGTGCGCGAAGCGGCACGCAAGCTGGGACTCAGCCATGGCGACGAGGAGGAAACCCAGGACGAGACAAGCCTGCTGGGTCTGATCTTCCAGTCCGGTCTCTCCACCAGCCCCATCATCACCGATCTTTCCGGCCGCGGCCTGGGCCTGGCCATCGTGCAGGAGAAGGTGGAACGCCTGGGTGGCTCGGTCACGGTGACCTCCAAGCCCGGCGCAGGCACCCGTTTCCGCCTCACCCTACCCCTGACCCTGTCCACCTTCCGTGGCGTGCATATCCGTTGCGGAGAACGGGAATTCATTTTTCCCACCATGCATCTGGCCCAGGTGGCGCGGGTGGCACAGCAGGAGATCACCACGGTGGAAAACCGCGAAACCATTCCCCTGGGCGGGCAGACCGTGTCCCTGATACGCCTGGCCCAGGTCCTGGACATCGCCGGGGACCCGGTGGAAACGGCGGAGGAGAATGTGCCGGTAGTAGTGGCCGGATCGGGGGAGAACCGCATCGCCTTCCTGATAGACGAGGTGCTGGGAGAACAGGAGGTCCTGGTCAAGAGTCTGGGCCGGCAACTGCGGCGGGTGCGCAACATCGTCGGCGCCACGGTGCTGGGCAATGGCCGGGTGGTACCCATCCTTCACGTGCCGGACCTGCTCAAGTCGGCGCGACGCAGCTCAGCGCCCGGCCTGCGGCCCATGGCTGCGGTGGTGGAGGAGCGCAAGTCTCTGCTGGTGGCGGAGGACTCCATCACTTCCCGCATGTTGCTCAAGGGCATTCTCGAAGCCGCCGGCTACCAGGTCAGGACCGCCGTGGATGGCCTGGATGCCTATACCCAGTTGCGCACCGAGCCCGCGGACCTGCTGGTATCGGATGTGGATATGCCCCGCATGAGCGGCTTCGACCTGACCGCCAGGATCAGGGCCGACAAGACCCTGGCGGATCTGCCGGTGGTACTGGTCACCGCCCTGGAGTCCCGGGAGGACAAGGAACGGGGCGCGGA